One genomic region from Mangifera indica cultivar Alphonso chromosome 17, CATAS_Mindica_2.1, whole genome shotgun sequence encodes:
- the LOC123200744 gene encoding YTH domain-containing protein ECT4 isoform X1 yields MDTPLDRIVSTGERPVHSNNLTEQQLLSTEDERIVSANPSPDAAVIGPPKDVNEKPESSESGELGTVHSLHTYASDQQNLLYGGYGNITTTSDRYSQYANADRLHVSPVIYNDNTSLMFHPVYGYNPEMAYGQYSPVATPLSSIMVEGQLYSPHQIPFSPTYYPQAGLPNVPAIPVSPSELMTTESSADNLLFGSGSRYFVPFGGSFGGGNVSGNHGSSSLTTPAAYPQPIGILGSYEQNVGQISQQGAFNGFGLMPSSSPGGYPHGIPYQNSYFGGNDRMRPTLDKGRRRERDQESICISNDSHGIDRNRGPRFSKVKGKGTSEQSSSSSNSKNNFTGLQINLELYNQPDFVTEYENAKFFIIKSFSEDNIHKSIKHNVWASTPHGNKKLDAAYHEANKTSGSFPIFLLFSVNASGHFCGVAEMAGPVDFEKDADYWQQDRWSGQFPVKWHIIKDVPNNRFRHLLLENNDNKPVTHSRDSQEVKLEWGIEMLKIFKEHDARTCILEDFDFYDERERSLKERRARQQLSIMQDDPDLVTENSVNQISDSFAQVLQLENIPKEALNHVGVILRTESTDASVSLAIDPLNQTSDSFSVAVQSENRNKERSAAETGGQHQN; encoded by the exons atGGATACTCCTCTTGATCGAATCGTTTCCACTG GAGAGAGGCCTGTCCACTCAAACAATTTGACAGAGCAG CAGCTACTTTCAACGGAAGATGAAAGGATTGTTTCAGCAAATCCTTCTCCAGATGCAGCTGTCATTGGGCCTCCAAAGGACGTCAATGAAAAGCCAGAATCTTCTGAAAGTGGAGAGCTTGGCACTGTCCACTCATTACATACTTATGCTTCCGATCAACAAAATCTACTGTATGGTG GTTATGGAAATATCACTACCACATCAGATAGATATTCTCAATATGCTAATGCTGACAGGTTGCATGTATCTCCG GTTATCTACAATGACAATACCTCCCTAATGTTCCATCCTGTTTATGGCTACAATCCTGAAATGGCATATGGACAATACTCTCCAGTTGCTACACCATTGTCTTCTATAATGGTGGAAGGCCAGCTGTACTCTCCACATCAAATCCCTTTTTCTCCAACTTATTACCCGCAGGCTGGTCTGCCAAATGTACCAGCAATTCCAGTATCACCATCTGAGCTGATGACAACAGAAAGTAGTGCCGATAACTTGCTTTTTGGGTCAGGATCACGTTATTTTGTACCTTTTGGTGGATCATTTGGTGGGGGGAATGTCTCTGGAAATCATGGCTCCAGTTCTTTAACTACTCCAGCAGCTTATCCTCAACCAATAGGCATACTTGGGTCATATGAGCAGAATGTTGGGCAG ATTTCTCAACAAGGAGCATTTAATGGATTTGGACTAATGCCGAGTTCCTCCCCAGGAGGTTACCCTCATGGCATCCCTTATCAGAACTCTTATTTTGGTGGTAATGACCGGATGCGACCTACTCTTGACAAGGGCAGAAGACGAGAGAGGGACCAGGAATCAATTTGCATTTCTAATGATTCACATGGCATTGATCGCAATCGAGGACCAAGGTTTTCAAAGGTGAAGGGAAAGGGCACCTCTGAACAGAGCTCTTCCTCTAGTAATAGCAAAAACAACTTCACAGGCTTACAAATTAATCTTGAGCTATACAACCAACCGGACTTTGTCACTGAATATGAGAATGCCAAGTTCTTCATCATCAAATCCTTTAGTGAGGACAATATTCACAAAAGTATCAAGCACAATGTTTGGGCCAGCACTCCTcatggaaataaaaaattagatgcaGCTTATCATGAAGCAAACAAGACAAGTGGCAGCTTTCCAATCTTCCTTTTGTTTTCG GTGAATGCTAGTGGACACTTCTGTGGGGTGGCTGAGATGGCAGGACCTGTAGATTTTGAGAAAGATGCTGATTACTGGCAGCAAGATAGGTGGAGTGGGCAGTTTCCAGTCAAATGGCATATCATCAAAGATGTTCCTAACAACCGATTTCGTCACCTTCtacttgaaaataatgataataagcCTGTGACTCACAGTCGGGATTCACAGGAG GTGAAATTAGAATGGGGTATTGAgatgttgaaaattttcaaggagCATGATGCGCGTACATGTATACTAGAGGATTTTGACTTTTATGATGAGCGGGAGAGGTCTTTGAAGGAAAGGAGGGCTAGACAACAACTTAGCATAATGCAAGATGATCCAGATTTGGTTACTGAAAATTCTGTAAATCAGATTTCAGATAGTTTTGCTCAAGTCCTCCAGTTGGAAAACATCCCTAAAGAAGCACTAAATCATGTGGGTGTTATCTTAAGAACAGAATCAACAGATGCTTCAGTTTCACTTGCTATTGATCCCTTAAACCAAACTTCTGATAGCTTCTCTGTTGCTGTacaatcagaaaatagaaacaAAGAAAGATCTGCAGCTGAAACAGGTGGTCAGCATCAGAATTGA
- the LOC123200745 gene encoding serine/threonine-protein kinase STY13-like, which yields MLEGGSKFPGIIGLNNHVNNYDDLSQGFYHKLGEGTNMSIDSISSLQTSNGGGSVAMSIDNSSVGSNGSHTRILNHQGLRRRANDNNSFGHSVNRRGRVTHALSDDALAQALMDSNSPTEGLENFDEWTIDLRKLNMGAPFAQGAFGKLYRGTYSGEEVAIKILERPQNNPEKAQLIEQQFQQEVIMLATLKHSNIVRFIGGCRKPMVWCIVTEYAKGGSVRQFLNKRQNRSVPLKLAVKQALDVARGMAYVHELGLIHRDLKSDNLLIFSDKSIKIADFGVARIEVQTEGMTPETGTYRWMAPEMIQHRPYTQKVDVYSFGIVLWELVTGLLPFQNMTAVQAAFAVVNKGARPIIPNDCLPVLGEIMTRCWDANPDVRPPFSEVVTMLEHAQSEIMTTVRKARFRCCMAQPMTAE from the exons ATGTTGGAGGGTGGTTCTAAATTTCCTGGAATAATAGGGCTTAACAACCATGTTAACAACTATGATGATTTGTCCCAAGGGTTTTATCACAAACTTGGTGAGGGAACCAACATGTCAATTGACAGTATTAGTAGCTTGCAGACAAGCAATGGTGGAGGATCTGTTGCAATGTCCATTGATAACAGCAGTGTTGGATCAAATGGTTCTCATACTCGTATTCTAAACCACCAGGGACTGCGTCGACGTGCTAATGACAACAATTCCTTTGGACATAGTGTTAATCGTCGAGGAAGAGTCACACATGCTTTGAGTGATGATGCCTTGGCTCAGGCTCTTATGGATAGCAACTCTCCCACAGAGGGGCTTGAGAATTTTGATGAGTGGACAATTGATTTAAGGAAGCTTAATATGGGTGCACCTTTTGCACAAGGTGCTTTTGGGAAACTCTATAGAGGTACATACAGTGGGGAGGAGGTTGCAATCAAGATCTTGGAGAGGCCACAAAATAATCCCGAAAAGGCACAGTTGATAGAGCAACAATTTCAACAGGAAGTCATAATGCTGGCTACTCTAAAACATTCCAACATAGTACGATTTATTGGTGGATGTCGTAAGCCAATGGTTTGGTGCATTGTTACTGAATATGCAAAGGGAGGTTCAGTGAGACAGTTTTTAAACAAACGACAAAACCGGTCTGTGCCACTGAAGCTGGCTGTTAAGCAAGCCTTAGATGTTGCAAGGGGAATGGCATATGTTCATGAGCTTGGTTTGATTCACAGGGATTTGAAGTCTGATAACCTATTGATATTTTCCGACAAATCAATCAAGATTGCTGATTTTGGAGTTGCTAGGATCGAGGTGCAGACTGAGGGAATGACCCCAGAAACTGGCACATATCGCTGGATGGCTCC GGAAATGATCCAGCACAGGCCTTACACTCAGAAAGTTGATGTGTATAGTTTCGGCATTGTTCTCTGGGAACTTGTCACTGGATTGCTCCCTTTCCAGAACATGACAGCAGTTCAAGCAGCATTTGCAGTTGTGAACAAGGGTGCACGTCCGATCATCCCCAATGATTGCTTGCCTGTTCTGGGTGAGATAATGACCCGTTGCTGGGATGCCAACCCCGATGTCAGGCCTCCATTCTCCGAAGTAGTCACAATGCTTGAGCATGCACAGAGTGAGATTATGACAACTGTGCGCAAGGCTCGTTTTAGGTGTTGCATGGCACAACCAATGACAGCAGAGTGA
- the LOC123200744 gene encoding YTH domain-containing protein ECT4 isoform X2, whose translation MDTPLDRIVSTGERPVHSNNLTEQLLSTEDERIVSANPSPDAAVIGPPKDVNEKPESSESGELGTVHSLHTYASDQQNLLYGGYGNITTTSDRYSQYANADRLHVSPVIYNDNTSLMFHPVYGYNPEMAYGQYSPVATPLSSIMVEGQLYSPHQIPFSPTYYPQAGLPNVPAIPVSPSELMTTESSADNLLFGSGSRYFVPFGGSFGGGNVSGNHGSSSLTTPAAYPQPIGILGSYEQNVGQISQQGAFNGFGLMPSSSPGGYPHGIPYQNSYFGGNDRMRPTLDKGRRRERDQESICISNDSHGIDRNRGPRFSKVKGKGTSEQSSSSSNSKNNFTGLQINLELYNQPDFVTEYENAKFFIIKSFSEDNIHKSIKHNVWASTPHGNKKLDAAYHEANKTSGSFPIFLLFSVNASGHFCGVAEMAGPVDFEKDADYWQQDRWSGQFPVKWHIIKDVPNNRFRHLLLENNDNKPVTHSRDSQEVKLEWGIEMLKIFKEHDARTCILEDFDFYDERERSLKERRARQQLSIMQDDPDLVTENSVNQISDSFAQVLQLENIPKEALNHVGVILRTESTDASVSLAIDPLNQTSDSFSVAVQSENRNKERSAAETGGQHQN comes from the exons atGGATACTCCTCTTGATCGAATCGTTTCCACTG GAGAGAGGCCTGTCCACTCAAACAATTTGACAGAGCAG CTACTTTCAACGGAAGATGAAAGGATTGTTTCAGCAAATCCTTCTCCAGATGCAGCTGTCATTGGGCCTCCAAAGGACGTCAATGAAAAGCCAGAATCTTCTGAAAGTGGAGAGCTTGGCACTGTCCACTCATTACATACTTATGCTTCCGATCAACAAAATCTACTGTATGGTG GTTATGGAAATATCACTACCACATCAGATAGATATTCTCAATATGCTAATGCTGACAGGTTGCATGTATCTCCG GTTATCTACAATGACAATACCTCCCTAATGTTCCATCCTGTTTATGGCTACAATCCTGAAATGGCATATGGACAATACTCTCCAGTTGCTACACCATTGTCTTCTATAATGGTGGAAGGCCAGCTGTACTCTCCACATCAAATCCCTTTTTCTCCAACTTATTACCCGCAGGCTGGTCTGCCAAATGTACCAGCAATTCCAGTATCACCATCTGAGCTGATGACAACAGAAAGTAGTGCCGATAACTTGCTTTTTGGGTCAGGATCACGTTATTTTGTACCTTTTGGTGGATCATTTGGTGGGGGGAATGTCTCTGGAAATCATGGCTCCAGTTCTTTAACTACTCCAGCAGCTTATCCTCAACCAATAGGCATACTTGGGTCATATGAGCAGAATGTTGGGCAG ATTTCTCAACAAGGAGCATTTAATGGATTTGGACTAATGCCGAGTTCCTCCCCAGGAGGTTACCCTCATGGCATCCCTTATCAGAACTCTTATTTTGGTGGTAATGACCGGATGCGACCTACTCTTGACAAGGGCAGAAGACGAGAGAGGGACCAGGAATCAATTTGCATTTCTAATGATTCACATGGCATTGATCGCAATCGAGGACCAAGGTTTTCAAAGGTGAAGGGAAAGGGCACCTCTGAACAGAGCTCTTCCTCTAGTAATAGCAAAAACAACTTCACAGGCTTACAAATTAATCTTGAGCTATACAACCAACCGGACTTTGTCACTGAATATGAGAATGCCAAGTTCTTCATCATCAAATCCTTTAGTGAGGACAATATTCACAAAAGTATCAAGCACAATGTTTGGGCCAGCACTCCTcatggaaataaaaaattagatgcaGCTTATCATGAAGCAAACAAGACAAGTGGCAGCTTTCCAATCTTCCTTTTGTTTTCG GTGAATGCTAGTGGACACTTCTGTGGGGTGGCTGAGATGGCAGGACCTGTAGATTTTGAGAAAGATGCTGATTACTGGCAGCAAGATAGGTGGAGTGGGCAGTTTCCAGTCAAATGGCATATCATCAAAGATGTTCCTAACAACCGATTTCGTCACCTTCtacttgaaaataatgataataagcCTGTGACTCACAGTCGGGATTCACAGGAG GTGAAATTAGAATGGGGTATTGAgatgttgaaaattttcaaggagCATGATGCGCGTACATGTATACTAGAGGATTTTGACTTTTATGATGAGCGGGAGAGGTCTTTGAAGGAAAGGAGGGCTAGACAACAACTTAGCATAATGCAAGATGATCCAGATTTGGTTACTGAAAATTCTGTAAATCAGATTTCAGATAGTTTTGCTCAAGTCCTCCAGTTGGAAAACATCCCTAAAGAAGCACTAAATCATGTGGGTGTTATCTTAAGAACAGAATCAACAGATGCTTCAGTTTCACTTGCTATTGATCCCTTAAACCAAACTTCTGATAGCTTCTCTGTTGCTGTacaatcagaaaatagaaacaAAGAAAGATCTGCAGCTGAAACAGGTGGTCAGCATCAGAATTGA
- the LOC123200743 gene encoding chloroplast envelope membrane protein-like: protein MSTSLILCHNFINANHSRNNIYLHNSSCSSLQMSGKKQRFCGFIPNAKNHNNHSKGNRSWWQRFFFDDDGNWLGLKDNDMFKEEAEVCSDEKLSESEKFEAWKRRAEVIIELREAQEDMRNEESRRWEDWIVDDHGNGTDGSWSQDLGNGAWEGKDEAQSDPTELFSERGLVESVRDLVFGKEEDDILYEDRVFRYASLNSAKFLAVLIIIPWALDFVVHDYVLMPFLDRYVKTVPLAAQMLDVKRHQKLEMVKELKVQKARFQLEVEIGKSPPLSDEEVWWELRHKALELRDEWRLENRRAFANILSDMVFGISLFILLYFNQSKVALLKFAGYKIINNISDTGKAFLIILVTDLFLGYHSESGWQTLLEIIVEHYGLEVDQSAITIFICLVPVVIDACAKLWLFKFLPRLSPKVSNIFREMKRH, encoded by the exons ATGAGCACTTCATTGATTTTATGTCATAACTTTATTAACGCAAACCACAGTAGAAACAATATTTACTTGCATAATTCTTCCTGTTCTTCGCTTCAAATGAGTGGTAAGAAACAAAGGTTTTGTGGGTTCATCCCAAATGCTAAAAACCATAATAACCATTCCAAGGGAAATAGAAGTTGGTGGCAAAGGTTTTTCTTTGATGATGATGGGAATTGGCTTGGTTTGAAAGATAACGATATGTTTAAGGAGGAGGCTGAGGTTTGTAGTGATGAGAAGTTATCAGAGAGTGAAAAGTTTGAGGCGTGGAAGAGGCGGGCGGAGGTGATAATTGAGTTGAGGGAAGCCCAAGAAGACATGAGGAATGAAGAAAGTAGAAGGTGGGAGGATTGGATTGTGGATGATCATGGAAATGGTACTGATGGTTCTTGGAGTCAAGATTTGGGTAATGGGGCTTGGGAAGGGAAGGACGAAGCACAATCGGATCCCACTGAGTTATTTTCTGAAAGGGGGTTGGTTGAGTCTGTGAGAGACTTAGTTTTTGGGAAAGAAGAGGATGATATTCTGTATGAGGACCGGGTTTTTCGATACGCCTCCTTGAATTCA GCTAAATTTTTGGCAGTACTAATAATTATTCCATGGGCCTTGGACTTTGTGGTTCATGACTATGTTCTCATGCCTTTCTTGGACAG atatgtgaagaCTGTACCACTTGCAGCTCAGATGCTTGACGTGAAAAGACATCAAAAGCTAGAAATGGTCAAGGAATTAAAGGTTCAAAAAGCAAGATTCCAGCTTGAGGTTGAGATTGGTAAATCTCCTCCTCTTTCAGATGAGGAAGTTTGGTGGGAGTTAAGACATAAAGC GTTAGAGTTGCGTGATGAATGGAGGTTAGAGAACCGTAGAGCTTTTGCCAATATATTGTCGGATATGGTATTTGGGATCTCATTATTCATTCTTTTATACTTCAATCAGAGTAAA GTAGCTTTGCTCAAATTTGCAGGTTAtaagataataaacaatatttcgGATACCGGGAAAGCTTTCCTAATTATTCTTGTCACAGACCTTTTTTTAGG ATATCATTCTGAGTCAGGTTGGCAGACTCTTTTGGAGATTATTGTTGAGCACTATGGTCTTGAAGTTGATCAGTCTGCCATAACCATTTTTATCTGCCTGGTTCCTGTTGTCATCGATGCATGTGCGAAACTTTGG CTGTTTAAATTTCTTCCAAGGTTATCCCCAAAGGTATCAAATATATTCCGAGAAATGAAGCGTCACTAG
- the LOC123201025 gene encoding beta-amyrin 28-monooxygenase-like has protein sequence MEQFFLALLLLFVSFVTLSLSLIFYTHNSKYSHPNLPPGKIGLPFIGETLHFLSTGRKGHPEKFIFDRRRKYSSHVFKTNLFAEPVAVFCGAASHKFLFSNENKYVTSWWPDSVYKIFPSSSQTSSKDEAKKMRFKILPQFLKPEALERYISIMDHIAQRHFADDWENKNEVFVFSLTKRYTFWLACRLFLSIDDPHLVAKLAGPFHCVASGVISMPINLPGTKFNRAIKAANFVREEVVKIIRRRKIDLAEGKASPIQDILSHMLLASDENGEFMGEMDIADKIIGLLVGGHDTASATCTFIVKFLAEFPHIYHKVYKEQMKITESKCGNKLLNWDDIQKMKYSWNVACEVMRLAPPVQGAFREAISDFTFNGFSIPKGWKILWSPNSTHRNPENFIQPEKFDPSRFEREGAAPFTFVPFGGGPRMCPGREYARLEILVFIHNLVKRFKWEKVFPHEKFMIDFPMPVPEKGLPVRLYPHKA, from the exons ATGGAGCAATTCTTCCTTGCACTCCTCTTGCTCTTCGTCTCTTTCGTAACTCTCTCTTTGTCCCTCATCTTCTACACCCACAACTCTAAGTACTCTCACCCAAATCTTCCGCCAGGGAAGATCGGCCTTCCATTCATTGGCGAAACCCTCCACTTCTTATCCACCGGCAGGAAAGGCCACCCGGAAAAATTCATTTTCGACCGCAGAAGAAAATACTCTTCCCACGTTTTCAAAACCAACCTCTTTGCTGAACCCGTCGCCGTATTCTGCGGCGCTGCATCCCACAAATTCTTGTTCTCCAATGAAAATAAGTATGTCACTTCCTGGTGGCCTGATTCCGTTTACAAAATCTTCCCGTCTTCCTCTCAAACCTCCTCCAAAGATGAAGCAAAAAAGATGCGCTTTAAAATCCTTCCACAATTCTTAAAACCGGAAGCCTTGGAgagatatattagtattatgGATCACATAGCTCAAAGACACTTCGCTGATGAttgggaaaataaaaatgaagtaTTTGTCTTTTCTTTGACGAAAAGATACACTTTTTGGTTAGCTTGTCGTTTGTTTTTAAGCATTGATGATCCTCACCTTGTCGCAAAATTAGCTGGGCCTTTTCATTGTGTGGCTTCCGGAGTCATTTCTATGCCCATTAATTTACCTGGAACCAAGTTCAACCGCGCCATAAAGGCGGCGAATTTTGTCAGGGAGGAGGTTGTAAAGATCATCAGACGAAGGAAAATCGATCTTGCAGAGGGAAAGGCATCACCGATACAAGATATATTGTCACATATGTTGTTGGCAAGTGATGAGAATGGAGAATTCATGGGTGAAATGGATATTGCTGATAAGATTATAGGATTATTAGTGGGTGGACATGATACTGCAAGTGCTACTTGTACTTTCATTGTTAAGTTTCTTGCTGAGTTCCCTCATATTTATCACAAAGTTTACAAGG AACAAATGAAGATTACAGAGTCAAAATGTGGAAATAAATTGTTGAACTGGGATGACATCCAAAAGATGAAATATTCATGGAATGTGGCTTGCGAAGTGATGAGACTGGCGCCACCAGTGCAAGGTGCTTTCAGGGAAGCTATAAGTGACTTCACTTTCAATGGGTTCTCCATTCCAAAAGGCTGGAAA ATATTGTGGAGCCCTAACTCAACGCATAGAAATCCGGAAAACTTCATCCAACCGGAGAAATTTGACCCGAGTAGATTCGAAAGAGAAGGGGCAGCTCCTTTCACATTTGTTCCCTTTGGTGGAGGCCCTAGGATGTGCCCTGGAAGAGAATATGCTCGTTTGGAGATACTTGTTTTCATTCACAATTTGGTGAAAAGATTCAAGTGGGAGAAAGTTTTTCCCCATGAAAAATTTATGATTGATTTTCCAATGCCAGTGCCAGAAAAGGGCCTTCCAGTTCGCCTTTATCCTCACAAAGCATGA